In Gammaproteobacteria bacterium, one DNA window encodes the following:
- a CDS encoding replication-associated recombination protein A: protein MQNSIDLFAINDDPRSHPLADRMRPRNLSEYCGQTHLLGEGKPLRLAIESDKLHSMVFWGPPGTGKTTLARMIARSAAAEFISLSAVLSGVKDIRAAIDSARRLRNEQGRATVLFVDEVHRFNKSQQDAFLPFVEDGTVTFIGATTENPSFELNNALLSRARVYVLKSLSVAEIRRIIDQALADVERGLGARALQVEDAQRDALASAADGDARRALNLLEIAGDLAEADEHGVEHLHEALLNEVLAGGLRRFDKGGEAFYDQISALHKSVRGSNPDAALYWMTRMLDGGCDPLYVARRVVRMASEDIGNADPRGLQLALNAWDVLERLGSPEGELAVAQAVLYLACAPKSNAVYTAFNAAMGDARREGSQEVPLHLRNAPTKLMKELDYGKAYRYAHDEADGFAAGEKYFPEALGERVYYRPVERGLEIRIGERLRYLRQLNKNPQQTD, encoded by the coding sequence ATGCAAAACTCTATCGACCTTTTCGCCATTAACGACGACCCGCGCAGTCACCCGCTGGCGGATCGCATGCGCCCGCGTAACCTGTCGGAATACTGTGGACAGACCCATCTGCTCGGCGAGGGCAAACCGCTGCGGCTGGCCATCGAGTCGGACAAGCTGCATTCCATGGTGTTCTGGGGGCCACCGGGTACCGGCAAGACCACCCTGGCGCGGATGATTGCGCGCAGCGCCGCGGCGGAGTTTATTAGTCTGTCGGCGGTGCTCTCCGGGGTGAAGGATATCCGCGCCGCCATCGACTCCGCCAGGCGTCTGCGTAATGAACAGGGCCGCGCCACGGTGCTGTTTGTGGACGAGGTGCATCGCTTCAACAAGTCCCAGCAGGATGCCTTTTTGCCCTTTGTGGAAGACGGCACGGTGACCTTCATCGGCGCCACCACCGAGAATCCCTCGTTTGAACTGAATAACGCGCTGCTGTCGCGGGCGCGGGTGTACGTGCTCAAATCCCTGAGCGTGGCGGAGATACGCCGCATTATCGATCAGGCCCTGGCGGATGTGGAACGCGGTTTGGGCGCCCGCGCCTTGCAGGTCGAGGACGCCCAGCGTGACGCCCTGGCGAGTGCCGCCGATGGTGATGCACGTCGGGCCTTGAATCTGCTGGAGATCGCCGGCGATCTGGCAGAGGCGGATGAGCATGGCGTCGAACACCTGCACGAGGCGCTGTTAAACGAGGTGCTGGCCGGTGGCCTGCGCCGATTTGACAAGGGCGGCGAGGCCTTTTACGACCAGATCTCCGCGCTGCATAAATCGGTGCGCGGTTCCAATCCGGATGCGGCCCTGTACTGGATGACGCGCATGCTGGATGGCGGCTGTGACCCGCTGTATGTCGCCCGCCGGGTGGTGCGCATGGCCTCGGAAGATATCGGCAACGCCGATCCGCGCGGTCTGCAACTGGCCCTGAATGCCTGGGATGTGCTGGAGCGTCTCGGCAGCCCCGAGGGCGAACTGGCCGTGGCGCAGGCCGTGTTGTATCTGGCGTGCGCACCGAAAAGTAACGCGGTGTATACCGCCTTCAATGCGGCGATGGGTGATGCCCGCAGGGAGGGTTCGCAGGAGGTGCCGTTGCACCTGCGCAATGCGCCCACCAAACTGATGAAGGAACTGGATTACGGCAAGGCTTATCGTTACGCCCATGACGAGGCGGACGGCTTTGCGGCGGGGGAGAAATATTTTCCGGAGGCCCTGGGCGAGCGGGTATACTATCGTCCCGTGGAACGTGGCCTGGAAATCAGGATCGGCGAGCGTTTGCGTTACCTGCGGCAATTGAATAAAAATCCGCAGCAGACGGACTAA
- the serS gene encoding serine--tRNA ligase, with protein MLDPKLIRNDLEAVAEKLSRRGFSLDVDRLTSLENRRKELQVSTQDLQRLRNNSAKTIGKAKANGEDTGPLLAAVADLGDKLRDAEAELAEVQVQLNDILMAVPNLPHDSVPLGIDENDNEEVRRWGEARHFDFEVKDHVDLGALVDGMDFETAAKLAGSRFSLLSGPLARMHRALIQLMLDVHTAEHGYTETYVPYLVNADSLRGTGQLPKFEEDLFQMGDGGYYLIPTAEVPLTNIVRDVIIENECMPRKFVAHTPCFRSEAGAYGRDTRGLIRQHQFEKVELVQVVRPEESYAALEELTGHAERILQALKLPYRVMSLCTGDIGFSSAKTYDLEVWLPAQKTYREISSCSNFEDFQARRMLARYRTPDGGKPELVHTVNGSGLAVGRTLVAVMENYQQADGSITVPEVLQPYMGGLALIPAA; from the coding sequence ATGTTAGACCCAAAGCTGATACGCAATGATCTCGAAGCCGTTGCCGAGAAACTGTCGCGGCGTGGTTTTAGCCTGGACGTCGATCGACTGACTTCGCTGGAAAATCGGCGCAAAGAGCTACAGGTCAGCACCCAGGATCTGCAGCGCCTGCGCAACAACAGCGCCAAGACCATCGGCAAGGCAAAGGCCAACGGTGAAGATACCGGCCCGTTGCTGGCGGCGGTGGCGGATCTGGGGGATAAGCTGCGTGATGCGGAGGCCGAGCTGGCCGAGGTGCAGGTGCAGCTGAATGATATCCTGATGGCGGTGCCGAACCTGCCGCACGACAGCGTACCGCTGGGTATAGATGAAAATGATAATGAGGAAGTGCGTCGCTGGGGTGAAGCCAGGCATTTCGATTTTGAGGTAAAAGACCACGTCGATCTGGGTGCCCTGGTGGACGGCATGGATTTCGAGACCGCGGCGAAACTGGCGGGCAGTCGTTTCAGCCTGCTCAGTGGGCCGCTGGCACGGATGCATCGCGCCCTCATCCAGTTGATGTTAGATGTCCATACCGCCGAGCATGGCTACACGGAAACCTATGTGCCGTACCTGGTCAATGCCGATAGTCTGCGCGGCACCGGTCAGTTGCCCAAGTTTGAGGAAGACCTGTTTCAGATGGGTGATGGGGGGTATTACCTGATTCCCACCGCCGAAGTGCCGCTGACCAATATCGTCCGCGATGTGATCATTGAAAATGAGTGCATGCCGCGGAAGTTTGTCGCCCATACCCCGTGTTTCCGCAGCGAGGCCGGCGCCTATGGCCGGGATACGCGCGGCCTGATTCGTCAGCACCAGTTTGAAAAGGTGGAGCTGGTACAGGTGGTGCGCCCCGAGGAATCCTATGCCGCCCTGGAAGAGCTCACAGGCCATGCCGAGCGTATCCTGCAGGCGCTCAAGCTGCCCTATCGCGTCATGTCCCTGTGCACAGGGGATATAGGTTTCTCCAGTGCCAAGACCTATGATCTGGAGGTCTGGTTGCCGGCGCAGAAGACCTATCGTGAGATCTCCTCCTGTTCGAATTTCGAGGATTTTCAGGCGCGACGCATGCTGGCCCGATATCGCACCCCCGATGGCGGCAAGCCGGAGCTGGTGCACACCGTGAACGGTTCCGGTCTGGCCGTGGGGCGTACCCTGGTCGCGGTGATGGAAAATTATCAGCAGGCCGATGGCAGCATCACGGTCCCCGAGGTGTTGCAGCCATACATGGGCGGTCTGGCGCTGATTCCGGCCGCCTAG
- a CDS encoding tetratricopeptide repeat protein, whose amino-acid sequence MQFLRRFGFMGWSSLVVATLLVSLSVVHAGDEPAANDMGIEAGLKAVEAKDYARAFGLFVPLAEAGNAEAQHNLGMLYRTGKGTAKDLAASYTWFRRAADQGVPDAQYYLGYMYDTGEGVEANPQYAYVWYRKAAEHGHGLAQINLGFLYANGLGVAQDIEQAYLWFHVAAAQGYKTAFENKNLIEEALKEQENGAAMLDALKQRGREYFQQYVMPFGRAPATHGSFREPLVPEGSSH is encoded by the coding sequence ATGCAGTTCCTTCGTCGGTTTGGTTTTATGGGCTGGTCCAGCCTTGTTGTTGCCACGTTACTGGTGTCACTAAGTGTTGTGCATGCCGGGGACGAGCCGGCAGCGAATGACATGGGTATCGAGGCGGGGCTCAAGGCCGTAGAGGCCAAGGATTATGCCAGGGCCTTTGGGCTTTTTGTCCCCCTGGCGGAGGCAGGCAATGCCGAGGCACAGCATAATCTTGGCATGCTGTATCGCACCGGTAAGGGGACGGCGAAGGATCTTGCGGCGAGTTACACCTGGTTTCGGCGCGCGGCCGATCAGGGGGTGCCGGATGCCCAGTATTATCTGGGCTATATGTACGACACCGGTGAGGGTGTCGAAGCAAACCCGCAGTACGCCTATGTCTGGTATCGCAAGGCGGCCGAGCATGGGCATGGGCTGGCGCAGATCAACCTGGGGTTCCTTTATGCCAATGGCCTTGGAGTAGCACAGGATATTGAGCAGGCCTATTTATGGTTTCATGTGGCCGCTGCCCAGGGTTATAAAACGGCCTTCGAAAACAAGAATCTCATTGAAGAGGCACTGAAAGAGCAGGAGAATGGCGCGGCCATGCTGGATGCGCTGAAACAACGCGGCCGCGAATATTTCCAGCAATATGTGATGCCATTCGGTCGCGCCCCTGCCACACACGGGTCATTTAGAGAACCCCTGGTGCCCGAGGGGTCATCACACTAA
- a CDS encoding AP2 domain-containing protein yields the protein MATVKKTSKKTKSPQKSTGLGLTYITRMDHGNTHGWWVRVYKDSKPVESKLFSDGVHGGKAKAKAKAQEHRDTVVKKHKIVPVHMRKTREHSVDRRSTSGMVGVTLSVTDKAGSLRVHWSARFMEKGVQRNVSFSVRKYGYEGAFRKALRVRCDAIGISLPRGLKPPAPNRVLQKWMKSESIAV from the coding sequence GTGGCTACGGTAAAGAAAACCAGCAAAAAAACCAAGTCTCCCCAGAAATCGACTGGGCTGGGGTTAACCTATATCACCCGCATGGATCACGGTAATACGCATGGTTGGTGGGTGCGTGTTTATAAGGATTCCAAGCCGGTTGAATCCAAGCTGTTTTCCGATGGCGTGCATGGCGGCAAGGCCAAGGCGAAAGCCAAGGCGCAGGAACATCGTGACACTGTGGTGAAAAAGCACAAGATTGTGCCGGTACACATGCGTAAAACACGTGAGCACAGCGTCGACCGCCGCAGCACCAGCGGCATGGTCGGTGTGACACTGTCGGTCACAGACAAGGCAGGTAGCCTGCGTGTGCACTGGAGTGCGCGTTTTATGGAAAAAGGGGTCCAGCGTAATGTGTCTTTTTCGGTTCGCAAGTATGGTTATGAAGGTGCATTTCGAAAGGCCCTGCGCGTTCGGTGTGACGCCATTGGTATCAGCCTTCCCCGCGGGCTGAAGCCACCAGCGCCAAATCGTGTGTTGCAAAAGTGGATGAAGTCAGAATCCATTGCAGTTTAA
- a CDS encoding DUF1631 domain-containing protein, with protein MSINRNIIDFDRNRRSSEPLRAITLPQLAISAQRTARHHLRQLLPYFFSRIDDSLFKLADQAGNHQQQTLYFDAMREVRLQNGPMQKTYFETLVKGFEAALSQSAPEHRNPSALDPISLMEDDELEESLAISNMVSSAETRTREALFGLTARLNYLIEDIEITHDNNPLHPRVLIEAFVPAAQLMDADISVRLIIYKLFDKFVAQQIGPIYDAINADLIAAGVLPRIKSEIQKSENAPARPPAMPASAAAGTPFTGAANLSAGGAQPAHTAQVGNIFESLQQLLSLTRGAPIGGSTTGAGPGGYDSIPPSNDTTTCAPQEVLHALSNLQINSDALVQQAWTQQQSSAELIKASVLAALGQGGDASKQIGQADTDVIDIVSMLFDFILDDPSLPDHFKGQIARLQIPMLKVAILDKQFFTKKSHPARQLLNELAYAGSGLDDEIPEENAVYQMVCYVVNSILAEFEENTEIFITLHTEFAEFIDNERATNKLAGEMLENAKSLVAKEIQRRVTDNRVPPLVSTLLIDAWKDVLTHLYLRDGNNSVGWNTALQVADDLIWSVQPKLIVGERQRLIKVIPRLLNGLRDGLTLIRFDPAATEQLFAGLETLHLDSLRGGVTTDRPQALPASTHADMDNDDFGVDMSSMPESADNHADEEDDIIARIMIASTQDRPWEDSELNASRYADEIRDMALGTWVEFIAADTERRSRGKLAWKCDFTGEYTFVDRKYKVVADLSNRKLIEEFELGRASFVEDVPLFDRALDSVISGIKHALDRNPTEAEPPVH; from the coding sequence ATGTCTATAAACCGCAATATCATTGACTTCGATCGCAACCGTCGTTCCAGTGAGCCCCTGCGGGCCATAACCTTGCCGCAGCTGGCCATTTCCGCTCAGCGGACCGCCAGACACCATTTGCGCCAATTGCTCCCGTACTTTTTTTCCCGCATCGATGACAGCCTGTTCAAACTGGCGGATCAGGCCGGAAACCACCAGCAGCAGACGCTGTATTTCGATGCCATGCGGGAGGTCCGACTGCAAAACGGGCCCATGCAAAAGACCTATTTTGAGACGCTGGTAAAGGGCTTTGAGGCCGCCCTGTCCCAATCCGCCCCTGAGCATAGGAACCCCTCCGCCCTGGACCCGATAAGCCTGATGGAGGACGACGAGCTTGAAGAGTCACTGGCCATCAGCAATATGGTCAGCAGCGCCGAAACCCGTACCCGCGAGGCCCTGTTCGGGCTGACCGCGCGCCTGAATTACCTGATTGAAGATATTGAAATCACCCATGACAACAACCCGCTGCACCCCAGGGTCCTGATTGAGGCCTTCGTTCCCGCTGCCCAGCTGATGGATGCCGACATCAGTGTGCGGCTGATCATTTACAAGCTGTTTGATAAGTTTGTCGCGCAGCAGATCGGCCCGATCTACGATGCCATCAATGCCGACCTGATCGCGGCCGGTGTGCTGCCCCGCATCAAAAGTGAGATCCAGAAATCGGAAAATGCCCCCGCCCGACCGCCGGCAATGCCCGCCAGCGCGGCTGCCGGCACGCCCTTCACTGGTGCGGCAAACCTGTCCGCAGGCGGGGCCCAGCCTGCCCACACCGCCCAGGTCGGCAATATATTCGAGTCCCTGCAGCAGCTGCTGTCCCTGACCCGCGGCGCGCCGATCGGCGGCAGCACTACCGGAGCAGGGCCTGGCGGTTACGATTCCATCCCCCCTAGCAACGACACCACGACCTGCGCGCCGCAGGAGGTATTGCACGCCCTGTCCAATCTACAGATCAATAGTGACGCTCTGGTACAGCAGGCCTGGACGCAGCAGCAATCCAGCGCCGAGCTCATCAAGGCCTCGGTATTGGCGGCCCTCGGCCAGGGCGGCGATGCCAGCAAACAGATCGGCCAGGCGGACACCGATGTCATCGATATCGTCAGCATGTTGTTTGATTTTATTCTCGATGACCCCAGCCTGCCGGATCATTTCAAGGGCCAGATCGCGCGCCTGCAGATCCCCATGCTCAAGGTTGCCATCCTCGACAAGCAATTCTTCACCAAAAAGTCACACCCGGCCCGTCAGCTGCTCAATGAGCTGGCCTATGCCGGCAGCGGGCTGGACGATGAGATCCCCGAGGAGAATGCCGTCTACCAGATGGTCTGTTATGTGGTGAACTCCATCCTCGCCGAATTCGAGGAAAACACCGAGATCTTTATCACCCTGCATACCGAGTTTGCCGAATTCATCGACAACGAGCGCGCGACCAACAAGCTCGCCGGGGAGATGCTGGAGAATGCCAAAAGCCTGGTCGCCAAAGAGATTCAGCGCCGTGTGACGGACAACCGCGTCCCGCCGCTGGTCAGCACCCTGCTGATCGATGCCTGGAAAGATGTGCTCACCCACCTCTATTTACGCGACGGCAACAACAGCGTCGGCTGGAACACCGCCCTGCAGGTCGCGGACGACCTGATCTGGAGCGTGCAGCCAAAACTGATCGTCGGCGAACGCCAGCGGCTCATCAAGGTAATTCCACGGCTGCTAAACGGTCTGCGGGATGGCCTGACCCTCATCCGCTTTGACCCTGCCGCCACCGAGCAGCTGTTTGCCGGCCTGGAAACCCTGCATCTGGACAGCCTGCGCGGCGGCGTGACGACCGATCGGCCGCAGGCGCTACCCGCCTCGACCCACGCCGACATGGACAATGATGATTTTGGCGTCGACATGTCCTCGATGCCCGAGTCCGCTGACAATCACGCCGACGAGGAGGACGACATCATCGCGAGAATCATGATCGCCTCCACCCAGGACCGGCCGTGGGAAGACAGCGAGCTCAATGCCAGCCGCTATGCCGATGAGATCAGGGATATGGCGCTGGGCACGTGGGTCGAGTTTATCGCCGCGGATACCGAACGCCGCAGCCGTGGCAAGCTGGCCTGGAAATGCGACTTCACCGGCGAATACACCTTTGTGGATCGCAAGTACAAGGTGGTCGCCGATCTCTCCAACCGCAAACTGATCGAGGAATTTGAACTGGGCCGCGCCAGCTTTGTCGAGGACGTGCCCTTATTCGACCGCGCACTGGATTCCGTCATCAGCGGCATCAAGCACGCACTGGATCGTAATCCCACGGAAGCGGAACCGCCCGTGCATTAA
- the crcB gene encoding fluoride efflux transporter CrcB: MQVLAIAIGGALGALFRFWMSNGIYGLLGRNFPYGTLAVNVLGSLLMGFLYVMLVDKLALGPHWRAALLIGLLGAFTTFSTFSMETLNLVEAGEVFKALLNVLLSVSLCLVATWLGVLAGRSV, from the coding sequence ATGCAGGTATTGGCAATAGCAATCGGCGGTGCGCTCGGTGCATTATTTCGGTTCTGGATGTCTAACGGCATTTATGGGTTGTTGGGGCGTAATTTTCCCTACGGCACCCTGGCCGTCAATGTGCTGGGTTCCCTGTTGATGGGATTCCTGTACGTGATGCTGGTGGACAAGCTGGCGCTGGGGCCGCACTGGCGCGCGGCACTGCTGATCGGCCTGCTGGGCGCGTTTACCACCTTCTCCACCTTCTCCATGGAAACGCTGAATCTGGTGGAGGCGGGTGAAGTGTTTAAGGCATTATTGAATGTGCTGTTGAGTGTTTCCTTATGTCTGGTTGCCACCTGGCTGGGTGTGCTGGCAGGGAGGTCGGTATGA
- a CDS encoding DsrE family protein, which produces MNVLVVLYSNDPETAWNAWRFANTCLGYDDEVTMFLMGKGVECMSLASVKYDIEEQIDIFDEFGGKLMGCGVCCDNREDSMPFLREELGCEMGSMQNFYTLVKAADKVISF; this is translated from the coding sequence ATGAACGTGCTGGTGGTGTTGTATTCCAATGATCCCGAGACGGCGTGGAATGCCTGGCGTTTTGCCAATACCTGCCTGGGTTATGACGATGAGGTGACGATGTTCCTGATGGGCAAGGGCGTGGAGTGCATGAGCCTGGCCTCGGTGAAATATGACATCGAAGAACAGATCGACATCTTTGATGAGTTTGGCGGCAAGCTGATGGGCTGTGGGGTGTGTTGCGACAATCGCGAAGACAGCATGCCCTTTTTGCGTGAAGAGCTGGGCTGTGAGATGGGCTCCATGCAGAATTTCTATACCCTGGTCAAGGCGGCCGACAAGGTGATCAGCTTTTAG
- a CDS encoding DUF190 domain-containing protein gives MKTIEVTMVRVYLTEAEAHLNALLKQLHDEGGVRGVTVFRGIAGFGPSGAMHTSSLLDVSLDLPMVIEFFDEPVRAAAMIESLYPRLGAGHIVSWLVHLSVDN, from the coding sequence ATGAAAACCATCGAGGTCACCATGGTGCGTGTGTATCTCACCGAGGCCGAGGCCCATCTGAACGCGTTATTGAAACAGCTCCATGATGAGGGCGGCGTGCGCGGGGTAACGGTGTTTCGCGGGATTGCCGGCTTTGGCCCATCGGGCGCGATGCACACCTCATCGTTACTGGACGTGTCGCTGGATCTACCCATGGTAATCGAGTTTTTTGACGAACCCGTTAGGGCCGCGGCGATGATCGAGTCGCTTTATCCCCGGCTTGGCGCCGGTCACATCGTCAGCTGGCTCGTGCACCTGTCGGTCGATAATTGA
- the cysG gene encoding siroheme synthase CysG gives MQYFPVFFDLHGKRCLVVGGGDVAARKVSLLFRAGAEVQVIAPTLCESLQNRVANGEISHEARPFEDADLDACVLVVAGTDDRAVNQHISELAHARCIPVNVVDQPELCSFIVPSIIDRSPVQVAVSTGGASPVLARLLRARLETLIPSAYGRLASLMNEFRDPVKSRLTDGNKRRRFWEDVAQGSIAELIFAGKEEAARAAMHSAVDAAQVEEDRGEVYLVGAGPGDPDLLTFRALRLLQQADVIVYDRLVSEEILDMARRDADLVYVGKERDKHTLPQEDINLLLARLAKKGKRVLRLKGGDPFIFGRGGEEIDTLMQEGVRFQIVPGITAAAGAASYAGIPLTHRDYAQSVTFVTGHLKDGSMNLNWPMLAQPHQTLVVYMGLLGVKTLCAKLIEHGMPADMPIALVQKATTREQKVLVGTLASMPELMDATTIKPPTLIIVGKVVALHKKLAWFGGAKSVGES, from the coding sequence ATGCAGTATTTCCCCGTCTTTTTTGATCTCCATGGCAAGCGTTGTCTGGTCGTGGGGGGTGGTGATGTGGCGGCGCGCAAGGTGTCGTTACTGTTTCGGGCGGGTGCCGAGGTACAGGTGATCGCACCCACGCTGTGCGAGAGTCTGCAAAACCGTGTCGCCAATGGCGAGATCAGCCATGAGGCGCGACCCTTCGAGGACGCCGATCTGGACGCCTGTGTACTGGTGGTGGCGGGCACCGATGACCGGGCCGTCAACCAGCATATTTCCGAACTGGCCCACGCCCGCTGCATTCCGGTCAACGTGGTGGATCAGCCGGAACTGTGCAGTTTTATCGTGCCGTCGATTATTGATCGCTCGCCGGTGCAGGTGGCGGTGTCTACCGGCGGCGCCTCGCCGGTGCTGGCGCGTCTGCTGCGCGCCCGTCTGGAGACCCTGATCCCCTCGGCCTACGGCCGGCTTGCCTCGCTGATGAACGAATTCCGTGACCCGGTGAAATCCAGACTGACCGACGGCAACAAGCGTCGCCGGTTCTGGGAAGATGTGGCGCAGGGCTCGATTGCCGAACTGATCTTTGCCGGCAAGGAAGAGGCGGCCCGGGCGGCGATGCACAGCGCCGTGGATGCCGCCCAGGTCGAGGAGGATCGGGGAGAGGTCTACCTGGTGGGTGCCGGTCCGGGTGACCCTGACCTGCTCACCTTCCGTGCGCTGCGTCTGTTGCAGCAGGCGGACGTGATTGTGTATGACCGGCTGGTGTCGGAAGAGATCCTCGATATGGCGCGCCGCGATGCCGATCTGGTATACGTGGGCAAGGAGCGTGACAAACATACCCTGCCGCAGGAGGACATCAACCTGTTGCTGGCCCGCCTCGCCAAGAAGGGCAAGCGCGTACTGCGCCTGAAGGGCGGTGATCCCTTTATCTTTGGGCGTGGCGGCGAGGAGATCGACACCCTGATGCAGGAGGGGGTGCGCTTCCAGATTGTGCCGGGTATCACCGCTGCGGCGGGCGCGGCATCGTATGCCGGTATCCCCCTGACCCACCGTGACTATGCGCAGTCTGTCACCTTCGTGACGGGGCATCTCAAGGATGGCAGCATGAATCTCAACTGGCCGATGCTGGCACAACCGCATCAGACCCTGGTGGTGTACATGGGCCTGCTGGGGGTGAAGACGTTGTGCGCCAAGCTGATCGAGCATGGTATGCCGGCGGATATGCCGATCGCCCTGGTACAGAAGGCGACCACCCGGGAACAAAAGGTGCTGGTGGGGACGCTGGCCAGTATGCCGGAGTTGATGGATGCCACCACCATCAAACCGCCAACCCTGATCATCGTCGGTAAGGTGGTTGCGCTGCACAAAAAACTGGCCTGGTTTGGTGGCGCCAAATCGGTGGGTGAATCCTGA
- a CDS encoding PAS domain-containing sensor histidine kinase, with the protein MTSHNHKQPSAAGFTTDYPALARLRETLSPLCEDNPVAMCITNRKSQIFYANQAFLDLLANRPALNTIQGKALHRLFPQASCRAIERIETLIGAKKSQSLHKILHLGAAPTATAMALRIQMLHNPDDQRIEGALITLQQDADWYKAHFEEEKQTFTARIRQLSTDLMDKRSLVKIMLERSPIGIALLDNQRRVIQINRTAEKILGIPRREAFGLRCNNLFHCFEQGQQCPLLDGGQDIDQQETACAQTGKGHHTFLRSAVRSHERDEDIIIETFIDVTDMIGARQAREEAYRAKDDFFAKMSHELRTPLNAVIGYSELLADEDYPLNPEEQREFAGAIQRGGYDLLHLVDQVLTISRLKENKLESDAQDLHPGQLMDEVAITIRPLADKGHNRFSIRHDDRLGTVYADPEHLRAILLNLLSNACKFTSHGEITLSTQRQAEATRDWVLFRVTDTGIGITEEQAGRIFNRFEQADNSATRSYGGSGLGLSIARDLCEMMGGQIEVQSQPGRGTTFTVRLPGQRPTG; encoded by the coding sequence TTGACCTCGCATAACCACAAGCAACCTTCAGCGGCCGGATTCACCACCGACTATCCGGCCCTTGCGCGGCTGCGTGAGACCCTGTCCCCGCTCTGCGAAGACAACCCCGTTGCCATGTGCATCACCAACCGAAAGTCCCAGATATTCTACGCCAACCAGGCCTTTCTCGATCTTCTGGCCAATCGACCCGCGCTGAATACGATCCAGGGAAAGGCCCTGCACCGACTTTTTCCGCAGGCCTCATGCCGTGCCATCGAGCGCATCGAGACTCTCATTGGCGCCAAAAAGAGCCAGTCTCTACACAAAATCCTGCACCTGGGCGCAGCGCCTACGGCGACCGCCATGGCGCTGCGCATCCAGATGCTGCATAACCCGGATGACCAGCGCATCGAAGGGGCGCTGATCACCCTACAGCAGGATGCCGACTGGTATAAGGCCCATTTTGAAGAAGAAAAACAGACCTTCACCGCCCGCATCCGCCAGCTCTCCACCGACCTGATGGACAAGCGCTCCCTGGTCAAAATCATGCTGGAGCGCAGCCCCATTGGCATCGCCCTGCTGGACAACCAGCGTCGCGTCATCCAGATCAACCGTACGGCGGAAAAAATTCTCGGCATCCCACGCCGCGAGGCCTTCGGTCTTCGATGCAACAACCTGTTTCACTGTTTTGAACAGGGCCAGCAGTGCCCGCTACTGGACGGCGGACAGGACATCGACCAGCAGGAGACGGCCTGTGCCCAGACGGGAAAGGGCCACCACACCTTCCTGCGCAGTGCGGTACGCAGTCACGAGCGCGATGAGGACATCATCATTGAGACCTTCATCGACGTCACCGATATGATAGGGGCACGACAGGCCAGGGAAGAGGCCTATCGCGCCAAGGATGACTTTTTTGCCAAGATGAGCCACGAGCTGCGCACCCCGCTGAACGCGGTAATCGGCTACAGCGAACTGCTGGCGGATGAGGATTACCCGCTCAACCCGGAAGAACAGCGGGAGTTTGCCGGTGCGATCCAGCGTGGCGGCTATGACCTGCTGCACCTGGTCGACCAGGTGCTGACCATTTCCAGGCTAAAGGAAAACAAGCTCGAGAGTGATGCGCAGGATCTACACCCCGGGCAGCTGATGGATGAAGTGGCCATCACCATTCGGCCACTGGCGGACAAAGGCCACAATCGGTTCTCCATCCGGCATGACGACAGGCTTGGGACCGTCTATGCCGATCCCGAACACCTGCGCGCCATCCTGCTTAACCTGCTCAGCAATGCCTGCAAGTTCACCAGCCACGGTGAGATCACGCTCAGCACGCAACGCCAGGCAGAGGCAACAAGGGACTGGGTGCTGTTTCGGGTGACGGACACCGGCATCGGCATAACCGAGGAGCAAGCCGGCAGAATCTTCAACCGCTTCGAACAGGCCGATAACTCCGCCACCCGGAGTTACGGTGGTAGCGGACTGGGGCTTTCGATCGCCAGGGACCTGTGCGAGATGATGGGTGGGCAGATTGAGGTGCAGAGCCAGCCTGGCCGGGGGACGACGTTTACCGTTAGACTGCCCGGGCAGCGACCGACAGGCTAA